The Solibacillus daqui genome has a segment encoding these proteins:
- a CDS encoding ABC transporter permease, with the protein MLKFIIKRLLYIVLAMYLIITATFFLMQLAPGSPFASERELPPAIEEQLNAKYGLDNPWYIQYKDYLVDTITFDFGESMKYKGRSTNDMISESFPVSLALGLEAMILAIGLGILLGVVSALYHNKFPDYAATIIAVLGISVPSFILAGLLQYYLAFQAGWFPVSGWKGFAYTILPAFAIAISHVGFIAKLTRSSMLEQNNSEYVKLARAKGLGKWTIVFKHSLRNALLPVVTYLGPLFAGVITGSFVIEQIFAVPGLGRHFVTSITNRDYTVIMGTTVFYSLILLFAVLIVDILYSVIDPRIKLKGAKK; encoded by the coding sequence TTGCTTAAATTCATAATTAAACGATTACTTTATATCGTACTCGCAATGTACTTAATTATTACAGCGACGTTCTTCTTAATGCAATTAGCACCAGGTAGCCCGTTTGCAAGTGAGCGTGAATTACCGCCTGCAATTGAAGAACAATTAAACGCCAAATATGGTCTGGATAACCCTTGGTATATCCAATATAAAGACTATTTAGTAGATACAATTACTTTTGATTTTGGTGAATCAATGAAGTATAAAGGGCGCTCAACAAACGATATGATCTCCGAGAGTTTCCCTGTTTCTCTTGCATTAGGTTTAGAAGCAATGATACTAGCCATTGGCCTTGGGATTTTACTAGGAGTTGTTTCGGCGCTCTATCACAATAAGTTCCCAGATTATGCAGCAACAATCATTGCAGTCTTAGGTATTTCGGTGCCGTCATTCATTTTAGCCGGCTTACTGCAATACTACTTAGCATTCCAAGCTGGTTGGTTCCCAGTAAGTGGGTGGAAAGGTTTTGCGTATACAATCTTACCTGCATTTGCAATTGCAATTTCGCATGTTGGTTTCATCGCCAAGCTGACTCGCTCTAGTATGTTAGAACAAAACAACTCCGAGTACGTAAAATTAGCGCGTGCAAAAGGCCTTGGTAAATGGACGATTGTTTTCAAACACTCGCTACGTAACGCGTTATTACCAGTCGTAACTTATCTTGGTCCATTATTTGCTGGGGTTATTACTGGTAGTTTCGTTATCGAACAAATCTTTGCCGTACCAGGACTTGGTCGCCACTTCGTAACATCAATTACGAACCGTGACTACACAGTTATTATGGGTACGACAGTATTCTATTCACTAATTTTATTATTTGCAGTTTTAATCGTCGATATTTTATACAGCGTAATCGACCCTCGTATTAAATTGAAAGGAGCGAAAAAATAA
- a CDS encoding ABC transporter permease, which translates to MAQNEQQIPKVSPDMFEVVGRSENTDALSKKQVSYWKEVFYRFSHNKLAVLGLFLLAIIAGFAIFAPIFSSYSYEQNVGLYNSAPSAANWFGTDDLARDIYVRAWEGARISLFIGITAAVIDLIIGVLWGSIAGLAGGRVDNIMMRIADVLTAIPYLLVVIILLVVMEPGLVPMIIALSITGWVNMARIVRSEVLKIKNQEYVLAARTLGANQWHIIKRHLIPNAMGAILVTMTMTIPSAIFTESFLSYLGLGVQAPLASWGTMASEGFKALQSAPWRLLFPAFLISITIFAFNAVGDGLRDALDPKLRK; encoded by the coding sequence ATGGCTCAAAACGAACAGCAAATTCCAAAAGTTTCACCTGATATGTTCGAAGTGGTTGGCCGTTCTGAAAATACGGACGCATTATCGAAAAAACAAGTGTCTTATTGGAAGGAAGTATTTTATCGTTTCTCTCATAACAAATTAGCAGTATTAGGCTTATTCTTATTAGCGATTATTGCAGGCTTTGCGATTTTCGCGCCGATTTTCTCATCTTATTCGTATGAACAAAACGTTGGTTTATACAATTCTGCCCCTTCTGCAGCAAACTGGTTTGGTACAGATGACCTTGCGCGTGATATTTACGTTCGTGCTTGGGAAGGTGCTCGTATTTCTTTATTCATCGGTATTACTGCTGCGGTGATTGACCTAATCATCGGTGTTTTATGGGGTAGTATCGCAGGTCTTGCAGGCGGACGCGTAGATAACATCATGATGCGTATTGCCGACGTATTAACAGCTATTCCATACTTATTAGTTGTAATTATTTTACTTGTAGTTATGGAGCCAGGTTTAGTGCCAATGATTATCGCCCTTTCGATTACGGGTTGGGTGAACATGGCACGTATCGTACGAAGTGAAGTATTAAAAATCAAAAACCAAGAGTATGTGCTTGCTGCTCGTACTTTAGGTGCAAACCAATGGCATATTATTAAGCGTCACTTAATCCCTAATGCTATGGGTGCTATTTTAGTAACAATGACAATGACAATTCCAAGTGCAATCTTCACAGAAAGTTTCTTAAGCTATTTAGGTTTAGGGGTACAAGCTCCTCTTGCCAGCTGGGGTACAATGGCCTCTGAAGGTTTCAAAGCACTTCAATCTGCACCATGGCGATTATTGTTCCCTGCATTCTTAATCTCGATTACAATTTTCGCATTTAACGCAGTTGGGGACGGCTTACGTGACGCACTTGATCCGAAATTACGTAAATAA
- a CDS encoding ABC transporter ATP-binding protein — MKKKVLEVNDLRINFKTYAGVVQAVRGVSFELYEGETLAIVGESGSGKSVTSNALMKLIPQPPGIYAGGEIKFNGRDIIPLTDKEMMNVRGNDIAMIFQDPMTALNPTMRIGKQITEVILKHKKAASKEEAKKRAIELLDQVGIPFPERRYKAYPHELSGGMRQRVVIAIALAADPKLLIADEPTTALDVTIQAQILELMKDIQKKSNTSIIFITHDLGVVANVADRVAVMYAGQIVEYGTVEDIFYNPKHPYTWGLLGSMPDLNNSTDELLMAIPGSPPNLIDPPKGDAFAARNDLAMKIDFEMEPPMFKVSDTHFAKTWLLHPDAPPTPLPDAVARRISGYQQEGK; from the coding sequence ATGAAGAAAAAAGTATTAGAAGTAAATGACTTACGTATTAATTTCAAAACGTACGCTGGTGTTGTACAAGCCGTACGTGGCGTTAGCTTTGAACTATATGAAGGCGAAACGCTCGCAATTGTTGGTGAATCTGGTTCTGGTAAATCGGTAACAAGTAACGCCTTAATGAAATTAATCCCTCAGCCACCTGGTATTTATGCCGGTGGTGAGATTAAGTTCAACGGTCGTGATATTATTCCATTAACAGATAAAGAAATGATGAACGTGCGCGGGAACGATATCGCAATGATTTTCCAAGATCCAATGACGGCTCTTAACCCAACAATGCGTATTGGGAAGCAAATTACTGAAGTTATTTTAAAGCATAAAAAAGCAGCTTCAAAAGAAGAAGCAAAAAAACGTGCGATCGAGCTACTTGATCAAGTAGGGATTCCATTCCCTGAGCGCCGCTACAAAGCATACCCACACGAATTATCAGGTGGTATGCGTCAACGTGTTGTTATCGCGATTGCACTTGCAGCAGATCCAAAACTATTAATTGCAGACGAACCAACAACTGCACTTGACGTAACAATCCAAGCTCAAATTTTAGAGCTGATGAAAGACATCCAAAAGAAATCAAATACGTCGATTATTTTCATCACGCACGATTTAGGTGTTGTAGCAAACGTAGCTGATCGCGTTGCAGTTATGTATGCGGGTCAAATCGTTGAGTACGGTACAGTAGAAGATATTTTCTACAATCCAAAGCACCCTTACACATGGGGCTTACTTGGTTCGATGCCAGACTTAAACAATTCTACGGATGAGCTACTAATGGCGATTCCTGGTTCACCACCAAACTTAATCGATCCACCAAAAGGCGATGCGTTCGCAGCTCGTAACGATTTAGCGATGAAAATCGACTTTGAAATGGAGCCGCCAATGTTTAAAGTATCAGATACACACTTTGCAAAAACATGGTTACTACATCCAGATGCGCCACCAACTCCACTTCCTGATGCGGTAGCACGCCGTATTTCTGGCTATCAACAGGAGGGCAAATAA
- a CDS encoding ABC transporter ATP-binding protein yields the protein MANKILEVKGLKQYFGTAKAPIKAIDGISFDVYEGETLGLVGESGCGKSTTGRSIIRLYDITEGQINFKGRDISELKSRKDLLQFNREMQMIFQDPYASLNPRMTAGELIAEGFEIHGLYKNKKERIERVGELLEAVGLTREHANRYAHEFSGGQRQRIGIARALSLDPSFIIADEPISALDVSIQAQVVNLLKQLQKERGLTYLFIAHDLSMVKYISDRIAVMYRGKILELGSADEIYNNPIHPYTKSLLSAVPQPNPEYERSRVRIPYKHVEHDPAAQVIEARPNHFVFGTEAQAKEWVK from the coding sequence ATGGCTAATAAAATTTTAGAAGTAAAAGGATTAAAGCAATATTTCGGAACTGCGAAAGCACCAATTAAAGCAATTGATGGCATTTCATTTGATGTCTATGAAGGGGAAACATTAGGTTTAGTTGGGGAGTCAGGTTGTGGTAAATCTACAACAGGCCGCTCAATTATTCGCCTTTATGATATTACAGAAGGTCAAATTAACTTTAAAGGTCGCGATATTTCAGAATTAAAATCACGTAAAGACTTGTTACAATTCAACCGTGAAATGCAAATGATTTTCCAAGATCCATACGCATCACTAAACCCGCGTATGACTGCTGGCGAATTAATTGCGGAAGGCTTTGAAATTCATGGTCTTTATAAAAATAAAAAAGAACGCATCGAACGCGTTGGCGAGTTACTAGAAGCAGTTGGTTTAACACGCGAGCATGCAAACCGTTATGCCCATGAGTTTTCAGGTGGTCAACGTCAACGTATTGGTATAGCACGTGCACTAAGCTTAGATCCAAGCTTCATCATTGCAGATGAACCAATTTCAGCACTTGATGTTTCTATCCAAGCACAAGTTGTTAACTTATTAAAACAACTGCAAAAAGAACGTGGCTTAACCTACCTGTTCATCGCGCATGATTTATCAATGGTGAAATACATCTCAGATCGTATTGCAGTTATGTATCGCGGGAAAATTTTAGAGCTTGGTTCGGCGGATGAAATCTACAATAATCCAATCCACCCATACACGAAGTCTCTACTATCCGCTGTGCCTCAACCGAATCCTGAGTATGAGCGTAGCCGTGTGCGTATTCCATACAAGCACGTAGAACATGATCCAGCAGCACAAGTAATCGAAGCCCGTCCAAATCACTTTGTCTTCGGTACAGAAGCACAAGCGAAAGAATGGGTTAAATAA
- the pruA gene encoding L-glutamate gamma-semialdehyde dehydrogenase, with protein sequence MINYKHEPFTDFSVEVNKQAYLEALKKVESQLGAEYPLIIGGERITTEDKIVSYNPAKKTEVIGSVSKASQELAEKAMQEADKAFQSWKKVKPEIRADVLFKAATIIRRRKHEFSAWLTKEAGKPWNEADADTAEAIDFLEYYGRQMLEMKDGRKVESRSNEYNRYDYIPLGIGIVISPWNFPFAIMAGTTVAAVVTGNTVLLKPASTTPVVAYKFIEVLEEAGLPKGVVNYVPGSGAEVGDYLVDHPKTRFISFTGSRDVGLRINSRASVLSEGQIWIKRVIAEMGGKDTIVVDNEADLELAAQSIVKSAFGFSGQKCSACSRVVIVKDVYDQVVNRVEELTKSLTIGDPADPSNFMATVIDAAAFKKISEYIEIGKEEGRLVAGGTADDTVGYFVNPTVFADVDPEARIMKEEIFGPVVAITKADTFEDAIAIANNTEYGLTGAVITSNRMNQEYARDEFHVGNLYFNRGCTGAIVGYQPFGGFNMSGTDSKAGGPDYLTLHMQAKTTSEAF encoded by the coding sequence ATGATTAACTATAAGCACGAACCATTCACAGATTTTTCGGTAGAAGTAAACAAGCAAGCATATTTAGAAGCGTTGAAAAAAGTAGAGTCACAACTAGGCGCAGAATATCCACTTATTATTGGTGGAGAGCGCATCACAACAGAAGACAAAATTGTATCGTACAATCCAGCGAAAAAAACAGAAGTTATCGGTTCTGTATCAAAGGCTTCACAGGAGCTAGCTGAAAAAGCGATGCAAGAAGCGGATAAGGCATTCCAATCATGGAAAAAAGTTAAGCCTGAAATTCGTGCAGACGTATTATTCAAAGCAGCGACAATTATTCGTCGACGCAAGCATGAGTTCTCTGCTTGGTTAACGAAAGAAGCAGGGAAGCCATGGAATGAAGCGGATGCAGATACAGCAGAAGCAATCGATTTCTTAGAATACTACGGTCGCCAAATGTTAGAAATGAAAGATGGTCGTAAGGTAGAAAGCCGATCAAATGAATATAACCGTTATGACTATATTCCTTTAGGGATTGGTATTGTCATTTCACCGTGGAATTTCCCATTCGCAATTATGGCGGGTACTACAGTAGCAGCTGTTGTCACTGGGAATACGGTATTACTAAAACCAGCATCAACGACTCCAGTTGTCGCGTATAAATTTATTGAAGTGCTTGAAGAAGCAGGTTTACCTAAAGGCGTTGTCAACTATGTACCTGGTAGCGGTGCAGAAGTAGGGGACTATTTAGTAGATCACCCAAAAACACGCTTCATCAGCTTCACGGGCTCTCGTGATGTCGGCTTACGCATTAACTCACGAGCTTCTGTATTAAGCGAAGGCCAAATCTGGATTAAACGTGTTATCGCTGAAATGGGCGGTAAGGACACAATCGTTGTCGATAATGAAGCAGATTTAGAATTAGCAGCACAATCAATCGTGAAATCAGCATTCGGCTTCTCAGGTCAAAAATGTTCGGCATGTTCACGTGTTGTCATTGTAAAAGATGTATACGACCAAGTGGTAAACCGTGTAGAAGAGTTAACAAAGTCTCTAACAATCGGTGATCCAGCTGACCCATCAAATTTCATGGCAACGGTAATTGATGCTGCGGCATTCAAAAAAATTAGCGAATATATTGAAATTGGTAAAGAGGAAGGGCGCCTAGTTGCTGGTGGCACGGCAGACGATACAGTAGGCTACTTCGTGAACCCAACTGTATTTGCAGATGTTGATCCTGAAGCACGTATTATGAAGGAAGAAATCTTCGGTCCAGTTGTCGCGATAACAAAAGCAGATACGTTTGAAGATGCGATTGCGATTGCGAACAACACAGAATACGGCTTAACAGGCGCGGTTATTACATCAAATCGCATGAACCAAGAATATGCACGCGATGAATTCCACGTAGGGAACCTATACTTCAACCGTGGATGTACAGGCGCAATCGTTGGATACCAACCATTTGGTGGCTTCAACATGTCGGGTACAGACTCTAAAGCAGGTGGCCCTGACTACTTAACATTGCACATGCAAGCGAAAACGACGTCAGAAGCTTTCTAA
- a CDS encoding sigma 54-interacting transcriptional regulator — protein sequence MKQLDISSVFEFMIEKIETGLCAIDENGRVIVYNKKMRGLTGESLEQITQRFLSQSLDFNLEQNMLQKVLASGQSFKHVKQTFWNAHGEEVTTISDYYPYTLNDGTQIAIQLSRDITQQEFLMDRPLSRYGAPLTFDIITAVSKSMKQVIQQAKIAALGRIPVMLVGESGTGKDMIAEGIHHELQEKNERFVTLICRRNEETLLAQIEKYIAEEKNYTFFAERIDFLSSLAQERIIKLLEMHNDRNHVFVASIGEDPIDLIQQGRLSKNLYYLFSNLTIQVPALRERREDIKPFIDDYFARRRNDYGMFVKGLVPEVEEIFLTYDWPGNLKELEVLLDDISALLTNEEYVEMSHIPAYFKWKLKQTEPAYTEVEQLFDFSQQELQPLDEYMRKVEDHYISHALQLNGGNISQTAKALGIHRQGLQYRLKRK from the coding sequence ATGAAACAGCTAGATATTTCTAGTGTCTTTGAATTTATGATTGAAAAAATTGAAACAGGGCTTTGTGCCATAGATGAAAATGGACGTGTGATTGTTTACAACAAAAAAATGCGTGGACTAACTGGAGAATCGCTTGAGCAAATTACACAGCGTTTTCTATCACAATCACTCGATTTTAACTTAGAGCAAAATATGCTACAAAAAGTGTTAGCCTCTGGTCAAAGTTTTAAACATGTTAAGCAGACATTTTGGAATGCACACGGTGAAGAAGTGACCACGATTAGTGACTACTATCCTTATACCCTTAACGATGGTACACAAATCGCGATTCAATTGTCACGTGATATTACACAACAAGAGTTCTTAATGGATCGCCCTCTAAGTCGTTACGGTGCACCATTAACATTTGATATTATTACTGCAGTCTCAAAATCGATGAAGCAAGTCATTCAGCAGGCAAAAATTGCAGCACTTGGCCGAATCCCTGTCATGTTAGTCGGTGAATCAGGAACCGGGAAGGATATGATTGCAGAAGGTATTCATCACGAGCTACAAGAAAAAAATGAGCGATTCGTAACACTCATTTGCCGTCGTAACGAAGAAACACTGCTTGCACAAATTGAAAAGTATATTGCCGAAGAAAAAAATTACACGTTTTTTGCAGAGCGCATCGATTTTTTATCGAGCCTAGCACAAGAACGAATTATTAAGTTATTGGAAATGCATAATGACCGCAATCATGTATTTGTTGCTAGTATTGGTGAAGATCCGATTGATCTAATTCAGCAAGGGCGTCTTTCGAAAAACTTATATTATTTGTTTTCGAATTTAACGATTCAAGTACCAGCACTTCGTGAACGTCGCGAGGACATTAAGCCCTTTATCGATGACTATTTTGCGCGCCGTCGCAATGATTACGGCATGTTTGTAAAAGGACTTGTTCCAGAGGTTGAGGAAATTTTCTTAACTTATGACTGGCCCGGAAATCTGAAGGAACTTGAAGTGCTGCTGGATGATATTAGCGCACTACTAACAAACGAAGAATACGTAGAAATGTCACATATTCCAGCATACTTTAAGTGGAAGCTAAAACAAACAGAGCCTGCTTATACAGAAGTTGAGCAACTTTTTGATTTTTCACAGCAGGAATTACAGCCACTTGATGAATATATGCGCAAAGTTGAAGATCATTACATTAGCCATGCCCTTCAACTTAACGGTGGTAACATCTCGCAAACCGCAAAAGCATTAGGCATTCATCGTCAGGGCCTACAATATCGATTAAAACGCAAATAG
- a CDS encoding proline dehydrogenase family protein, whose amino-acid sequence MSLKDFFIALSENQTLNSAAQKYGYQLGAQTVVAGTNIDEVVESIKALNAQGIACTVDNLGEFVFEKSAALAAKEQISTVIERIHSENLDAHISLKPSQLGLDIDYDFCYENLKDIVALANEYQIFVNFDMENYARLHPSFELLEALHAEYGNVGTVIQAYFFESDDNVERFKDYRLRLVKGAYKEDPSVAFQDKVDIDRKFIAQIEYHLLHGKFTSIATHDHNIINHVKQFVKEHNIPNEKFEFQMLYGFRTDMQVSLAKEGFNFCTYVPFGQDWYGYFMRRLAERPQNINLVTKQVFNKKTNTFLAVAAGAFLLGRLTKKRK is encoded by the coding sequence ATGTCATTAAAAGATTTTTTTATCGCACTTTCTGAAAATCAAACTTTAAATTCTGCAGCCCAAAAATACGGTTATCAACTTGGGGCGCAAACTGTCGTTGCAGGTACAAATATCGATGAGGTTGTAGAAAGCATTAAGGCATTAAACGCTCAGGGTATTGCTTGTACCGTTGATAATTTAGGTGAATTTGTATTTGAAAAAAGTGCTGCACTTGCTGCAAAAGAGCAAATTTCAACTGTGATTGAACGCATTCATTCGGAAAATTTAGATGCCCATATTTCACTAAAACCATCACAATTAGGCTTAGATATTGATTATGATTTCTGCTACGAAAACTTAAAAGACATCGTTGCATTAGCAAATGAATATCAAATTTTTGTTAACTTTGATATGGAAAACTATGCGCGTTTACATCCATCATTTGAGCTATTAGAGGCACTTCACGCAGAATATGGGAATGTCGGAACTGTTATTCAAGCGTATTTCTTTGAATCTGATGACAACGTTGAACGCTTTAAAGACTACCGTTTACGCTTAGTTAAGGGCGCATACAAGGAAGATCCATCTGTCGCGTTCCAAGACAAAGTAGACATTGACCGTAAATTCATTGCTCAAATTGAATACCATTTACTACATGGTAAATTTACGTCAATCGCGACACATGATCATAATATAATTAATCATGTAAAACAATTCGTAAAAGAGCACAACATTCCGAATGAAAAATTTGAATTCCAAATGCTTTACGGCTTCCGTACAGATATGCAAGTAAGTCTTGCAAAAGAAGGGTTCAACTTCTGTACATACGTACCATTTGGACAGGACTGGTACGGCTACTTTATGCGTCGTTTAGCAGAGCGCCCTCAAAACATCAATTTAGTAACGAAACAAGTATTTAACAAAAAAACAAACACATTTTTAGCTGTAGCAGCTGGGGCATTTTTATTAGGTCGCTTAACAAAAAAGCGTAAATAA
- the putP gene encoding sodium/proline symporter PutP, which yields MSDYSYQLLAIIIYMIAMLGIGWYAFRKTSNLTDYMLGGRGLGAAVTALSAGAADMSGWLLMGLPGAIYVSGLVEAWIAIGLTIGAYLNWLLVAPRLRVYTQVANNSITIPSYLDNRLRDHTKLLRIASGIIILVFFTFYVSSGMVSGGKFFESSFGMDYHTGLLFVSAVVVAYTLFGGFLAVSYTDVIQGLIMVITLIAVPVVGVFLTGGIGETVDSIKAVNPNMLNLIPPSATAAVIISSLAWGLGYFGQPHIIVRFMAIASVKETKSARRIGIGWMIFSLLGALATALVGVAYFQQQGTELKDAETIFIVLGQILFHPFIAGIVLAAILAAVMSTISSQLIVTSSALIEDIYKALFNKTADDKHYVFLGRVAVLLVAIFAAIVAWNPENTILDLVGFAWAGFGSAFGPIILLSLFWRKLTNYGALSGMVAGAIVAFFWGRTESLSSMLYEIVPGFIACLVVAVFVSMFTYKRNTEIEKEFDETLRILNEERN from the coding sequence ATGTCGGATTACAGTTATCAATTATTAGCAATTATTATTTACATGATTGCTATGCTTGGTATTGGCTGGTATGCGTTCCGAAAAACAAGCAACTTAACGGATTATATGTTAGGTGGACGTGGACTTGGTGCTGCGGTAACAGCTTTAAGTGCTGGTGCTGCTGATATGTCAGGTTGGCTCTTAATGGGGTTACCTGGTGCCATATACGTATCAGGTCTTGTAGAGGCATGGATTGCCATTGGTTTAACGATTGGTGCTTATTTAAACTGGTTACTAGTAGCACCGCGCTTACGTGTTTACACACAAGTAGCCAACAATTCAATTACGATTCCAAGTTATTTAGATAATCGTTTACGTGATCACACAAAATTATTACGTATTGCTTCAGGGATTATTATTTTAGTATTCTTCACGTTTTACGTATCGTCAGGTATGGTTTCTGGCGGGAAATTCTTTGAAAGCTCGTTTGGTATGGATTATCACACTGGGCTATTGTTTGTATCGGCCGTCGTTGTTGCATACACATTATTTGGAGGATTTTTAGCAGTAAGTTATACGGATGTTATTCAAGGGCTTATTATGGTAATTACGCTTATTGCGGTACCTGTTGTTGGAGTGTTTTTGACAGGTGGCATTGGTGAGACCGTAGATTCAATTAAAGCTGTTAATCCAAATATGCTTAACTTAATTCCCCCTTCTGCAACAGCTGCCGTTATTATTTCATCGTTAGCTTGGGGACTTGGTTATTTCGGACAGCCCCATATTATTGTACGCTTTATGGCTATTGCTTCGGTAAAAGAAACGAAATCAGCACGTCGTATTGGTATTGGCTGGATGATTTTCAGCTTACTTGGTGCACTTGCAACAGCGCTTGTGGGGGTTGCTTATTTCCAACAGCAAGGTACGGAATTAAAGGATGCCGAAACAATATTTATCGTATTAGGACAAATTCTATTCCATCCTTTCATTGCAGGGATTGTATTAGCAGCCATTTTAGCAGCCGTTATGAGTACGATTTCTTCTCAATTAATCGTAACAAGCTCTGCGCTCATAGAAGATATTTATAAAGCGCTGTTCAATAAAACAGCAGACGATAAACACTATGTGTTTTTAGGTCGTGTAGCGGTATTACTTGTCGCCATTTTTGCCGCAATTGTCGCTTGGAATCCTGAAAACACCATTTTAGATCTTGTTGGATTCGCGTGGGCCGGCTTTGGTTCTGCATTCGGTCCAATTATTTTGTTATCGCTTTTCTGGCGTAAACTCACAAATTACGGCGCTCTAAGCGGGATGGTTGCTGGTGCAATTGTAGCGTTTTTTTGGGGACGTACAGAAAGCCTTTCAAGCATGTTATACGAAATCGTACCGGGCTTTATCGCCTGTCTTGTTGTAGCGGTTTTTGTAAGTATGTTTACGTACAAGCGAAACACTGAAATCGAAAAAGAATTCGATGAAACACTGCGTATTTTAAACGAAGAACGTAACTAA
- a CDS encoding YbjQ family protein — protein sequence MLVVTTNAIEGKTIETYYGIVSGEAIMGANIVRDIFASVTDIVGGRSASYEDKLAEGRKIALEEMQDRARSLGANAIIGVDLDFETLREGMMMCVATGTAVTIR from the coding sequence ATGTTAGTAGTTACAACAAACGCAATCGAAGGAAAAACAATTGAAACGTATTACGGTATCGTATCAGGTGAAGCGATTATGGGCGCAAACATTGTACGTGATATTTTCGCATCTGTAACAGATATTGTTGGTGGACGCAGTGCTTCTTATGAAGATAAATTAGCAGAGGGCCGCAAAATTGCGCTAGAAGAAATGCAAGACCGCGCGCGTAGCTTAGGGGCAAATGCCATCATTGGTGTGGATTTAGACTTTGAAACATTGCGTGAAGGCATGATGATGTGTGTTGCAACAGGTACTGCTGTAACAATTCGCTAA
- a CDS encoding ROK family protein, translating into MWILSADIGGTKLALAISKQEQPEKLINELEIASPQQSEALFEAMIEGFNELLQGHEGEIVKVAVGLPGILNLQQGMVVYQQNLPWRDFPLVARLQEAYPNALIRMETDMMTAANGEYKIRHFEQETLIYLTVSTGIACCSIHEGKFLRGAGIPGEVGFSLTKKGAFFEDVCAGPGLTKWLQEKTNRTDTLQQFFESYYSQDDKVVPIIKQWQQEIAQKIHSFILLLDPHVVVLGGGVMNHHPQMVSEIAQEVDNCFTLPFFDHKKGRVQASINKGHAGLIGAALL; encoded by the coding sequence ATGTGGATACTAAGCGCTGATATTGGAGGCACAAAATTAGCATTAGCAATTTCGAAGCAAGAGCAACCCGAAAAGTTGATTAATGAGTTAGAAATCGCAAGCCCTCAACAATCAGAAGCATTATTTGAGGCGATGATTGAAGGATTCAATGAACTTTTGCAAGGACATGAAGGGGAAATTGTAAAAGTTGCGGTTGGACTTCCTGGCATTTTAAATTTACAACAAGGAATGGTTGTTTATCAGCAAAACTTACCCTGGAGGGACTTTCCATTAGTAGCTCGTTTACAGGAAGCGTATCCAAACGCTTTAATAAGAATGGAAACTGATATGATGACAGCCGCGAATGGCGAATATAAAATTCGTCATTTTGAGCAGGAAACGCTAATCTATTTAACGGTTAGTACAGGGATTGCTTGCTGCTCCATTCACGAAGGCAAATTTTTAAGAGGTGCGGGCATTCCTGGCGAGGTCGGCTTTTCGTTAACGAAGAAGGGTGCTTTTTTTGAAGACGTATGTGCAGGCCCGGGGTTAACAAAGTGGCTACAAGAAAAAACAAATCGTACAGATACACTTCAGCAATTTTTTGAGAGCTATTATTCGCAGGACGACAAGGTTGTTCCAATTATTAAGCAGTGGCAACAAGAAATTGCACAAAAGATTCATAGTTTTATACTTTTACTCGATCCACATGTCGTTGTTTTAGGTGGAGGTGTGATGAACCATCATCCGCAAATGGTGAGTGAAATTGCACAAGAAGTAGATAATTGTTTTACGCTACCGTTTTTTGATCATAAAAAAGGGCGCGTACAAGCGAGTATTAATAAAGGCCATGCAGGATTAATCGGTGCAGCGCTACTATAA